A window of the Streptomyces griseochromogenes genome harbors these coding sequences:
- the eccD gene encoding type VII secretion integral membrane protein EccD, with product MTASAPVGATGGPGTGAPSGAGMGFGFCRVTIVAPDSRIDVALPDDVPVADLYPEILRLSQQSPAEGAPVGYHLVRRDGTVLDGARSFTAQRILDGELLTLRPFAESLPPAVVDDVSEAVASAVTRDRTLWSGDLTRAAGLVAGGILPALLAFVAWSSQIRHDMHSLQGVIAGVTGILLITLACVRARVYDDRASAVALGLGALPNAAVAGSGLLSLSAGQGIGRLQFLLACTAVLIASVVLTLVSPGGDGPFVAFVFASAIGLVTSFIAMLTELKPIETAAVCAPLSVVALAFLPGLSMRFARLPIGFEPPNPSRGGYDTGERAPQEPVDVERVAAQARRGHELLVGLVGGCALVAVGASIVLGFSSNTWAQLLALATGLAMLMRAHLFRYTAQVGATLAAGLAAIVFLGLGLALNPPRGYLIDAFQGDTTSLDIRSVWLAAAVGAATALVTAIALITPRRGVTPFWGRFLEIAESFVLLTLIPLALAVFDVYAQARAMTS from the coding sequence ATGACGGCCTCTGCGCCAGTCGGCGCGACCGGCGGACCGGGCACCGGAGCCCCTTCCGGGGCGGGCATGGGATTCGGCTTCTGCCGGGTCACCATCGTGGCGCCCGACAGCCGTATCGACGTGGCGTTGCCCGACGACGTACCGGTCGCCGACCTGTACCCGGAGATCCTGCGCCTGTCCCAGCAGAGCCCCGCCGAGGGCGCTCCGGTCGGCTACCACCTCGTACGGCGTGACGGCACCGTCCTCGACGGCGCCCGGTCCTTCACCGCGCAACGCATTCTCGACGGCGAATTGCTCACCCTGCGTCCGTTCGCCGAGTCGCTGCCCCCGGCCGTGGTCGACGACGTCTCCGAGGCGGTGGCCTCCGCCGTCACCCGCGACCGGACCCTGTGGAGTGGCGACCTCACCCGTGCCGCCGGTCTCGTCGCGGGTGGCATCTTGCCCGCGCTGCTCGCATTCGTGGCCTGGAGCTCTCAGATCCGCCACGACATGCACAGCCTGCAGGGCGTCATCGCGGGCGTCACGGGCATCCTGCTCATCACCCTCGCGTGCGTACGCGCGCGCGTGTACGACGACCGGGCCTCCGCGGTCGCGCTGGGACTCGGTGCCCTGCCGAACGCCGCCGTGGCCGGTTCCGGACTGCTGTCGCTCTCCGCCGGCCAGGGCATCGGGCGGCTTCAGTTCCTGCTCGCCTGTACGGCGGTCCTCATCGCCTCCGTCGTGCTGACACTGGTGTCGCCAGGCGGCGACGGCCCCTTCGTGGCCTTCGTCTTCGCCTCCGCCATCGGTCTGGTCACCAGCTTCATCGCGATGCTCACCGAACTGAAGCCCATCGAGACAGCCGCCGTCTGCGCCCCGCTCTCCGTGGTGGCGCTGGCCTTCCTGCCGGGGCTGTCCATGCGCTTCGCGCGACTTCCCATCGGGTTCGAGCCGCCCAACCCCTCTCGCGGCGGCTATGACACCGGCGAGCGCGCCCCGCAGGAGCCTGTGGACGTCGAACGTGTCGCCGCCCAGGCCCGGCGCGGCCACGAACTCCTCGTCGGCCTGGTCGGGGGCTGCGCGCTGGTCGCCGTGGGCGCGTCGATCGTCCTCGGCTTCTCCAGCAACACGTGGGCCCAGCTCCTGGCCCTCGCGACCGGCCTGGCGATGCTGATGCGGGCGCACCTGTTCCGTTACACCGCACAGGTCGGCGCGACGCTGGCCGCCGGCCTCGCCGCGATCGTATTCCTCGGTCTCGGGCTCGCGCTGAACCCACCTCGGGGGTATCTGATCGACGCCTTCCAGGGTGACACCACATCCCTCGACATCCGCAGCGTGTGGCTCGCCGCGGCCGTCGGGGCGGCCACCGCTCTCGTCACCGCGATCGCACTGATCACTCCGCGGCGCGGTGTCACGCCCTTCTGGGGACGCTTCCTGGAGATCGCCGAGAGCTTCGTACTGCTCACGCTGATCCCGTTGGCCCTGGCCGTGTTCGACGTGTACGCGCAGGCGCGGGCGATGACCAGCTAG
- a CDS encoding DUF397 domain-containing protein yields MAETEAEIKARKERERDELYALDISGVEWHCAPGTEEHEERVEIAYLPEGAVAMRSSLDHATVLRYTEAEWRAFVLGARDGEFDLKPMPHNGGLAAE; encoded by the coding sequence ATGGCGGAGACGGAAGCGGAGATCAAGGCGCGCAAGGAGCGCGAGCGCGACGAGCTGTACGCGCTGGACATCTCGGGTGTCGAGTGGCACTGCGCGCCGGGCACCGAGGAGCACGAGGAGCGGGTCGAGATCGCGTACCTGCCCGAAGGGGCGGTCGCGATGCGGTCCTCCCTCGACCACGCGACCGTGCTGCGGTATACGGAGGCGGAGTGGCGGGCGTTCGTGCTGGGCGCACGGGACGGGGAGTTCGATCTGAAGCCGATGCCGCACAACGGGGGGCTCGCGGCGGAGTGA
- the rpsO gene encoding 30S ribosomal protein S15: MSLDAATKKQIITEFGQKEGDTGSPEVQVAMLSRRISDLTEHLKTHKHDHHSRRGLLILVGQRRRLLQYLAKKDIQRFRTLVDRLGIRRGAAGAK; this comes from the coding sequence GTGTCGCTCGACGCCGCTACGAAGAAGCAGATCATCACCGAGTTCGGTCAGAAGGAGGGCGACACCGGCTCCCCCGAGGTCCAGGTCGCCATGCTCTCGCGCCGGATCTCCGACCTGACGGAGCACCTCAAGACCCACAAGCACGACCACCACTCCCGCCGTGGTCTGCTGATCCTGGTCGGTCAGCGTCGTCGCCTGCTGCAGTACCTGGCGAAGAAGGACATCCAGCGCTTCCGTACGCTGGTCGACCGCCTGGGCATCCGCCGCGGTGCGGCGGGCGCCAAGTAG
- a CDS encoding polyribonucleotide nucleotidyltransferase yields MENETHYAEAVIDNGAFGTRTIRFETGRLAKQAAGSAVAYLDDDTMVLSATTASKNPKDQLDFFPLTVDVEERMYAAGKIPGSFFRREGRPSEDAILTCRLIDRPLRPSFKKGLRNEIQVVATIMALNPDHLYDVVAINAASASTQLAGLPFSGPIGGVRVALIRGQWVAFPTHTELEDAVFDMVVAGRVLEDGDVAIMMVEAEATEGTIKLVEGGAEAPTEEVVAAGLEAAKPFIKVLCRAQADLASKAAKPTGEFPIFLDYQDDVLEALTAAVRPELAQALTIAGKQEREAELDRVKGLAAEKLLPEFEGREKEISAAYRSLTKQLVRERVIKEKKRIDGRGVTDIRTLAAEVEAIPRVHGSAVFERGETQILGVTTLNMLRMEQQLDTLSPVTRKRYMHNYNFPPYSTGETGRVGSPKRREIGHGALAERALVPVLPTREEFPYAIRQVSEALSSNGSTSMGSVCASTMSLLNAGVPLKAPVAGIAMGLISQEIEGETHYVTLTDILGAEDAFGDMDFKVAGTKEFVTALQLDTKLDGIPASVLAAALKQARDARLHILDVMMEAIDTPDEMSPNAPRIITVKIPVDKIGEVIGPKGKMINQIQEDTGAEITIEDDGTIYIGAADGPAAEAARATINGIANPTMPEVGERYLGTVVKTTTFGAFVSLLPGKDGLLHISQIRKLAGGKRVENVEDVVGVGQKVQVEIAEIDSRGKLSLIPVIEGEESDENKKDDAEQ; encoded by the coding sequence GTGGAGAACGAGACCCACTACGCCGAGGCCGTCATCGACAACGGCGCCTTCGGCACCCGTACCATCCGTTTCGAGACGGGCCGCCTGGCCAAGCAGGCCGCCGGTTCCGCCGTGGCGTACCTGGACGACGACACCATGGTGCTGTCGGCCACCACCGCCTCCAAGAACCCCAAGGACCAGCTCGACTTCTTCCCGCTGACGGTGGACGTCGAGGAGCGGATGTACGCCGCCGGCAAGATCCCCGGCAGCTTCTTCCGCCGTGAGGGCCGTCCCTCCGAGGACGCGATCCTCACCTGTCGTCTCATCGACCGCCCGCTGCGCCCGTCCTTCAAGAAGGGCCTGCGCAACGAGATCCAGGTCGTCGCGACGATCATGGCCCTCAACCCCGACCACCTGTACGACGTCGTCGCGATCAACGCCGCGTCCGCGTCCACGCAGCTGGCCGGCCTGCCCTTCTCCGGCCCGATCGGCGGCGTCCGCGTCGCGCTGATCCGCGGCCAGTGGGTCGCCTTCCCGACGCACACCGAGCTCGAGGACGCCGTCTTCGACATGGTGGTCGCCGGCCGCGTCCTGGAGGACGGCGACGTCGCGATCATGATGGTCGAGGCGGAGGCCACCGAGGGCACCATCAAGCTGGTCGAGGGCGGCGCCGAGGCGCCGACCGAAGAGGTCGTCGCCGCCGGTCTGGAAGCCGCGAAGCCCTTCATCAAGGTCCTCTGCCGGGCCCAGGCCGACCTGGCGTCCAAGGCCGCCAAGCCGACCGGCGAGTTCCCGATCTTCCTCGACTACCAGGACGACGTCCTGGAGGCCCTCACGGCCGCCGTCCGCCCCGAGCTGGCCCAGGCGCTCACCATCGCCGGCAAGCAGGAGCGCGAGGCCGAGCTGGACCGGGTCAAGGGTCTGGCCGCCGAGAAGCTCCTGCCGGAGTTCGAGGGCCGCGAGAAGGAGATCTCCGCCGCGTACCGCTCGCTCACCAAGCAGCTGGTCCGCGAGCGCGTGATCAAGGAGAAGAAGCGCATCGACGGCCGCGGTGTCACCGACATCCGCACGCTGGCCGCCGAGGTCGAGGCCATCCCGCGGGTGCACGGTTCCGCGGTGTTCGAGCGTGGCGAGACCCAGATCCTGGGCGTCACCACCCTCAACATGCTCCGCATGGAGCAGCAGCTGGACACCCTCTCCCCGGTGACCCGCAAGCGCTACATGCACAACTACAACTTCCCGCCGTACTCCACCGGTGAGACCGGCCGCGTCGGCTCCCCGAAGCGCCGCGAGATCGGCCACGGCGCCCTGGCCGAGCGTGCCCTGGTGCCGGTCCTGCCGACGCGCGAGGAGTTCCCCTACGCGATCCGCCAGGTCTCCGAGGCCCTGAGCTCCAACGGCTCGACGTCCATGGGCTCGGTCTGCGCCTCCACCATGTCGCTGCTGAACGCCGGTGTGCCGCTGAAGGCCCCGGTCGCCGGTATCGCCATGGGCCTGATCTCCCAGGAGATCGAGGGCGAGACGCACTACGTCACCCTCACCGACATCCTCGGTGCGGAGGACGCCTTCGGCGACATGGACTTCAAGGTCGCCGGCACCAAGGAGTTCGTGACCGCCCTCCAGCTCGACACCAAGCTGGACGGCATCCCGGCCTCCGTCCTGGCCGCGGCCCTCAAGCAGGCCCGCGACGCCCGCCTCCACATCCTCGACGTGATGATGGAAGCGATCGACACGCCGGACGAGATGTCCCCGAACGCCCCGCGGATCATCACCGTCAAGATCCCCGTGGACAAGATCGGTGAGGTCATCGGCCCCAAGGGCAAGATGATCAACCAGATCCAGGAGGACACCGGCGCCGAGATCACGATCGAGGACGACGGCACCATCTACATCGGTGCCGCCGACGGCCCGGCCGCCGAGGCCGCCCGCGCCACGATCAACGGCATCGCCAACCCGACGATGCCCGAGGTCGGCGAGCGCTACCTGGGTACGGTCGTGAAGACGACCACCTTCGGTGCGTTCGTCTCCCTGCTGCCCGGCAAGGACGGTCTGCTGCACATCTCGCAGATCCGCAAGCTCGCCGGCGGCAAGCGCGTGGAGAACGTCGAGGACGTCGTCGGCGTGGGCCAGAAGGTCCAGGTCGAGATCGCCGAGATCGACTCCCGCGGCAAGCTCTCCCTCATCCCCGTGATCGAGGGCGAGGAAAGCGACGAGAACAAGAAGGACGACGCCGAGCAGTGA
- a CDS encoding M16 family metallopeptidase — MTSRSSKATARTSSEARAVARTQTLIKGMNGIGTVRKTTLPGGLRIVTETLPSVRSATFGIWAHVGSRDETPALNGATHYLEHLLFKGTGRRSALDISSAVDAVGGEMNAFTAKEYTCYYARVLDTDLPLAIDVVCDMLTGSLILEEDVNVERGAILEEIAMTEDDPGDCVHDLFAHTMFGDNALGRPVLGTVDTVNALTADRIRRFYRKHYDPTHLVVACAGNIDHNKVVRQVRAAFEKAGAFKNLDAQPIAPRDGRRTIRTTGKMELIGRKTEQAHVVLGMPGLARTDDRRWAMGVLNTALGGGMSSRLFQEVREKRGLAYSVYSYTSGFADCGLFGVYAGCRPSQVHDVLRICRDELDHVAHNGLSDDEISRAIGQLQGSTVLGLEDTGALMNRIGKSELCWGEQMSVDDMLARIAAVTPDEIRSVARDILGQRPSLSVIGPLKDKQAARLHDAVA; from the coding sequence GTGACGTCCCGTAGCTCCAAGGCGACGGCCCGCACCTCTTCGGAGGCGCGGGCCGTCGCCCGTACCCAAACGCTCATCAAGGGCATGAACGGCATCGGCACGGTCCGCAAGACCACCCTCCCGGGCGGCCTGCGCATCGTCACCGAGACCCTGCCCTCCGTGCGCTCGGCCACCTTCGGCATCTGGGCGCACGTAGGCTCGCGCGACGAGACGCCGGCTCTGAACGGCGCCACGCACTACCTGGAGCACCTGCTCTTCAAGGGCACCGGCCGCAGGTCCGCCCTGGACATCTCGTCCGCCGTCGACGCGGTCGGCGGCGAGATGAACGCGTTCACGGCGAAGGAGTACACGTGCTACTACGCGCGCGTGCTCGACACCGACCTGCCGCTCGCCATCGACGTCGTCTGCGACATGCTGACCGGCTCGCTCATCCTCGAAGAGGACGTCAACGTCGAGCGCGGCGCGATCCTCGAAGAGATCGCGATGACCGAGGACGACCCGGGCGACTGCGTGCACGACCTGTTCGCGCACACCATGTTCGGCGACAACGCTCTCGGCCGCCCCGTCCTCGGCACCGTCGACACGGTCAACGCCCTCACCGCCGACCGCATCCGCCGCTTCTACAGGAAGCACTACGACCCGACCCATCTGGTCGTCGCCTGCGCCGGCAACATCGACCACAACAAGGTCGTACGACAGGTCCGCGCGGCCTTCGAGAAGGCGGGCGCCTTCAAGAACCTGGACGCGCAGCCCATCGCCCCGCGCGACGGCCGCCGTACGATCCGCACGACGGGCAAGATGGAGCTCATCGGCCGCAAGACCGAGCAGGCGCACGTCGTCCTCGGCATGCCGGGCCTGGCCCGCACGGACGACCGCCGCTGGGCCATGGGCGTGCTCAACACCGCCCTCGGCGGCGGCATGTCCTCCCGCCTCTTCCAGGAGGTCCGGGAGAAGCGCGGCCTGGCCTACAGCGTGTACTCGTACACCTCCGGCTTCGCCGACTGCGGCCTGTTCGGCGTGTACGCCGGCTGCCGCCCCAGCCAGGTGCACGACGTGCTGAGGATCTGCCGCGACGAACTCGACCACGTCGCCCACAACGGCCTCTCCGACGACGAGATCAGCCGCGCGATCGGCCAGCTCCAGGGCTCCACCGTCCTGGGCCTGGAGGACACGGGCGCGCTGATGAACCGTATCGGCAAGAGCGAGCTGTGCTGGGGCGAGCAGATGTCCGTCGACGACATGCTGGCCCGGATAGCGGCGGTCACCCCGGACGAGATCCGCTCGGTCGCCCGCGACATCCTGGGACAGCGCCCGTCGCTGTCGGTCATCGGCCCGCTGAAGGACAAGCAGGCCGCACGGCTGCACGACGCCGTCGCCTGA
- the dapB gene encoding 4-hydroxy-tetrahydrodipicolinate reductase, with translation MSKLRVAVLGAKGRIGAEAVRAVEAAEDMELVAALGRGDKLETLADTGAQVAVELTTPASVMGNLDFCVRHGIHAVVGTTGWTDDRLAQLTGWLAQSPATGVLIAPNFSIGAVLTMKFAQIAAPYFESVEVVELHHPNKVDAPSGTATRTAQLIAEARRKAGTAPAPDATVTALDGARGADVDGVPVHAVRLRGLLAHQEVLLGGEGETLTIRHDSLHHSSFMPGILLGARRVVSTPGLTFGLEHFLDLS, from the coding sequence ATGAGCAAGCTGCGCGTGGCGGTCCTCGGCGCCAAGGGCCGGATCGGGGCCGAGGCGGTACGGGCGGTCGAGGCCGCCGAGGACATGGAGCTGGTGGCCGCCCTCGGGCGAGGAGACAAGCTGGAGACGCTGGCCGACACCGGCGCCCAGGTCGCCGTCGAGCTGACCACCCCCGCCTCCGTGATGGGCAACCTCGACTTCTGCGTCCGCCACGGCATCCACGCGGTCGTCGGCACGACGGGCTGGACCGACGATCGCCTCGCGCAGCTGACGGGCTGGCTCGCCCAGTCCCCCGCGACGGGCGTGCTCATCGCGCCGAACTTCTCCATCGGCGCCGTGCTGACCATGAAGTTCGCGCAGATCGCCGCGCCGTACTTCGAGTCGGTCGAGGTCGTCGAGCTGCACCACCCGAACAAGGTGGACGCCCCTTCCGGGACCGCCACGCGCACCGCCCAGCTCATCGCCGAGGCCCGCCGCAAGGCCGGTACGGCCCCGGCACCGGACGCCACGGTCACCGCCCTGGACGGCGCCCGCGGGGCGGACGTGGACGGCGTCCCCGTCCACGCCGTGCGTCTGCGCGGCCTCCTGGCCCACCAGGAGGTGCTGCTCGGCGGGGAGGGCGAGACCCTCACCATCCGCCACGACTCCCTGCACCACAGCAGCTTCATGCCGGGCATCCTGCTCGGCGCCCGCCGCGTGGTGTCGACTCCGGGCCTGACCTTCGGCCTGGAACACTTCCTGGACCTGAGCTGA
- a CDS encoding tetratricopeptide repeat protein has product MRAKITYLVTAAVLLFYFVLVGSRGVMLIQSGTVLTVTFGVAVLILPVIGLWFLWKNTQFVRKANQLATELDAEGGLPVDELKRTPGGRIDRDSADEVFARRKAETEAAPDDWRSWFRLAVAYHDARDTPRARKAMQRAIALHEGKPVQA; this is encoded by the coding sequence ATGCGCGCGAAGATCACCTACCTCGTCACGGCCGCCGTCCTGCTGTTCTACTTCGTCCTGGTCGGCAGCCGCGGCGTCATGCTCATCCAGTCCGGCACGGTCCTCACCGTCACCTTCGGGGTCGCGGTGCTCATCCTGCCGGTCATCGGCCTGTGGTTCCTGTGGAAGAACACCCAGTTCGTCCGCAAGGCCAACCAGCTCGCCACCGAACTCGACGCCGAGGGCGGCCTGCCCGTCGACGAGCTGAAGCGCACCCCGGGCGGCCGTATCGACCGTGACTCGGCCGACGAGGTCTTCGCCAGGCGCAAGGCCGAGACGGAGGCGGCCCCGGACGACTGGCGCAGCTGGTTCCGGCTCGCCGTCGCCTACCACGACGCCCGTGACACCCCGCGCGCCCGCAAGGCCATGCAGCGGGCCATCGCGCTGCACGAGGGCAAACCCGTCCAGGCCTGA
- the thyX gene encoding FAD-dependent thymidylate synthase, with translation MGRTPVTTPESLTLRSDVTVELVKSSASDADVLFAARVSTLGEQSLDELKKDPERSKGLINYLMRDRHGSPFEHNSMTFFISAPIFVFREFMRHRVGWSYNEESGRYRELEPVFYVPDASRKLVQEGRPGKYVFVEGTPAQHETVRTTLEESYAQAYAAYQKLLAEGVAREVARAALPVGLYSSMYATCNARSLMHFLGLRTQHELAKVPSFPQREIEMVGEKMEAEWARLMPLTYAAFNANGRVAP, from the coding sequence ATGGGAAGGACCCCCGTGACCACCCCCGAGTCACTCACCCTGCGCAGTGACGTCACCGTCGAGCTCGTGAAGTCCAGCGCGTCGGACGCAGATGTCCTCTTCGCCGCCCGCGTCTCGACGCTCGGCGAGCAGTCCCTGGACGAGCTGAAGAAGGACCCCGAGCGCTCCAAGGGCCTGATCAACTACCTGATGCGCGACCGGCACGGCAGCCCGTTCGAGCACAACTCGATGACCTTCTTCATCAGTGCCCCGATCTTCGTCTTCCGCGAGTTCATGCGGCACCGGGTCGGCTGGTCGTACAACGAGGAGTCGGGCCGCTACCGGGAGCTCGAGCCGGTCTTCTACGTCCCCGACGCGTCCCGCAAGCTCGTGCAGGAGGGCCGCCCGGGCAAGTACGTCTTCGTCGAGGGCACCCCGGCCCAGCACGAGACGGTGCGCACCACCCTGGAGGAGTCCTACGCGCAGGCGTACGCGGCCTACCAGAAGCTGCTCGCCGAGGGCGTCGCCCGCGAGGTGGCCCGCGCCGCCCTCCCCGTCGGCCTGTACTCCTCGATGTACGCCACCTGCAACGCCCGCTCCCTGATGCACTTCCTCGGCCTGCGCACCCAGCACGAGCTGGCCAAGGTGCCGTCCTTCCCGCAGCGGGAGATCGAGATGGTGGGCGAGAAGATGGAGGCGGAGTGGGCCAGGCTCATGCCGCTGACCTACGCCGCCTTCAATGCGAACGGCCGTGTGGCCCCGTAA
- the dapA gene encoding 4-hydroxy-tetrahydrodipicolinate synthase: MAPTSTPQTPFGRVLTAMVTPFTADGALDLDGAQRLATHLVDAGNDGLIINGTTGESPTTSDAEKSDLVRAVVEAVGDRAHVVAGVGTNDTHHSIGLAREAERVGAHGLLVVTPYYNKPPQEGLYRHFTAVADATGLPVMLYDIPGRSGVPINTETLVRLAEHPRIVANKDAKGDLGRASWAIAQSGLAWYSGDDMLNLPLLSVGAVGFVSVVGHVVTPDLRALVDAYTAGDVVKATEIHQKLLPVYTGMFRTQGVMTTKAALALQGLPAGPLRAPMVECSPEEISQLKIDLAAGGVQL; encoded by the coding sequence ATGGCTCCGACCTCGACTCCGCAGACCCCCTTCGGGCGGGTCCTCACCGCCATGGTCACGCCCTTCACGGCGGACGGCGCACTCGATCTCGACGGCGCGCAGCGACTCGCCACCCACCTGGTGGACGCGGGCAACGACGGCCTGATCATCAACGGCACCACCGGCGAGTCCCCCACCACCAGTGACGCGGAGAAGTCGGATCTGGTGCGAGCCGTGGTGGAGGCGGTCGGCGACCGCGCCCACGTCGTGGCCGGCGTCGGCACCAACGACACCCACCACAGCATCGGGCTGGCCCGCGAGGCCGAACGCGTCGGAGCCCACGGCCTCCTGGTCGTCACGCCGTACTACAACAAGCCCCCGCAGGAGGGCCTGTACCGGCACTTCACGGCCGTCGCGGACGCCACCGGGCTGCCGGTCATGCTCTACGACATCCCCGGCCGCAGCGGCGTCCCGATCAACACCGAGACGCTCGTCCGCCTCGCCGAGCACCCCCGGATCGTCGCCAACAAGGACGCCAAGGGCGACCTCGGCCGCGCCAGCTGGGCCATCGCCCAGTCCGGCCTCGCCTGGTACTCCGGCGACGACATGCTGAACCTGCCCCTGCTCTCGGTGGGCGCGGTCGGCTTCGTCTCGGTCGTCGGTCACGTCGTCACCCCCGACCTGCGCGCCCTCGTCGACGCGTACACCGCGGGCGACGTCGTCAAGGCCACCGAGATCCACCAGAAGCTGCTCCCGGTCTACACCGGCATGTTCCGCACCCAGGGCGTCATGACCACCAAGGCCGCGCTCGCCCTCCAGGGCCTGCCCGCCGGACCCTTGCGCGCCCCCATGGTCGAGTGCTCGCCCGAGGAGATCTCCCAGCTCAAGATCGATCTTGCCGCCGGCGGGGTACAGCTCTGA
- a CDS encoding ribonuclease J: MSHPHPELGSPPPLPAGGLRVTPLGGLGEIGRNMTVFEYGGRLLIVDCGVLFPEEEQPGIDLILPDFSSIRDRLDDIEGIVLTHGHEDHIGGVPFLLREKPDIPLIGSKLTLALIEAKLQEHRIRPYTLEVAEGNRERIGPFDCEFIAVNHSIPDALAVAIRTPAGMVVHTGDFKMDQLPLDNRLTDLHAFARLSEEGIDLLLTDSTNAEVPGFTPHERDISNVLRQVFAGARKRIIVASFASHVHRIQQILDAAHEYGRRVAFVGRSMVRNMGIARDLGYLKVPPGLVVDVKTLDDLPDHEVVLVCTGSQGEPMAALSRMANRDHQIRIVEGDTVILASSLIPGNENAVYRVINGLTRWGANVVHKGNAKVHVSGHASAGELLYFYNICRPRNLMPVHGEWRHLRANAELGALTGVPHDRIVIAEDGVAVDLIEGKAKISGKVQAGYVYVDGLSVGGVGEPALKDRKILGDEGIISVFVVVDASTGKITGGPHIQARGSGIEDSAFADVIPKITESLERSAQDGVVEPHQLQQLVRRTLGKWVSDTYRRRPMILPVVVEV, translated from the coding sequence TTGAGTCATCCGCATCCTGAACTCGGCTCGCCGCCGCCGCTGCCCGCGGGAGGCCTGCGGGTCACCCCGCTCGGCGGTCTCGGCGAAATCGGCCGGAACATGACGGTCTTCGAGTACGGCGGCCGCCTGCTGATCGTCGACTGCGGAGTGCTCTTCCCCGAGGAGGAGCAGCCTGGAATCGACCTGATCCTGCCGGACTTCTCGTCCATCCGGGACCGCCTCGACGACATCGAGGGCATCGTCCTCACCCATGGCCACGAGGACCACATCGGCGGTGTCCCCTTCCTGCTCCGCGAGAAGCCGGACATCCCGCTGATCGGCTCCAAGCTGACCCTGGCCCTCATCGAGGCCAAGCTCCAGGAGCACCGGATCCGCCCGTACACCCTGGAGGTGGCGGAGGGGAACCGCGAGCGCATCGGCCCCTTCGACTGCGAGTTCATCGCGGTCAACCACTCCATCCCGGACGCCCTGGCGGTCGCCATCCGCACCCCCGCCGGCATGGTGGTGCACACCGGCGACTTCAAGATGGACCAGCTCCCGCTGGACAACCGCCTCACCGACCTGCACGCGTTCGCCCGGCTGAGCGAGGAGGGCATCGACCTCCTGCTCACCGACTCCACGAACGCCGAGGTCCCGGGCTTCACCCCGCACGAGCGGGACATCTCCAACGTGCTGCGCCAGGTCTTCGCCGGCGCCCGCAAGCGGATCATCGTGGCGAGCTTCGCCAGCCACGTCCACCGCATCCAGCAGATCCTGGACGCGGCCCACGAGTACGGCCGCCGCGTCGCCTTCGTCGGCCGTTCCATGGTCCGCAACATGGGCATCGCCCGCGACCTCGGCTATCTGAAGGTCCCGCCGGGCCTGGTGGTCGACGTCAAGACGCTCGACGACCTGCCGGACCACGAGGTGGTCCTGGTCTGCACGGGCTCCCAGGGCGAGCCGATGGCGGCCCTGTCCCGCATGGCCAACCGCGACCACCAGATCCGGATCGTCGAGGGCGACACGGTCATCCTGGCCTCGTCGCTCATCCCCGGAAACGAGAACGCGGTCTACCGCGTGATCAACGGCCTCACCCGCTGGGGCGCCAACGTCGTCCACAAGGGCAACGCCAAGGTGCACGTTTCCGGCCACGCCTCCGCGGGCGAGCTGCTGTACTTCTACAACATCTGCCGCCCGAGGAACCTGATGCCGGTCCACGGCGAATGGCGTCACCTGCGCGCCAACGCCGAGCTGGGCGCGCTGACGGGCGTCCCGCACGACCGGATCGTCATCGCCGAGGACGGCGTGGCGGTGGACCTGATCGAGGGCAAGGCGAAGATCTCCGGCAAGGTCCAGGCCGGTTACGTCTACGTCGACGGCCTCTCCGTCGGCGGTGTCGGCGAGCCGGCCCTGAAGGACCGCAAGATCCTCGGTGACGAGGGCATCATCTCGGTCTTCGTCGTGGTGGACGCCTCCACCGGCAAGATCACGGGTGGCCCGCACATCCAGGCGCGCGGTTCCGGCATCGAGGACTCGGCCTTCGCCGACG